In the genome of Geitlerinema sp. PCC 9228, the window AAATGGGGCTAAAGCCCCACGAGGCGCTTTTCCTCCCCGCGCTAAAGCGACGGGGATTCCAAGCTACCGAAAGTTTTACTTGACACCTATTCATAGAAACGCATAGAAAGAAAACTTTATGTATCGTAATTTTTCTTCATAAAAAATACAACATTTCTTTGAAGCAGGACTGAAGGGAGGTTTGAAACGCACTCCAATTGAGGAATTCCCATTTTGCTAAAAATCTTTAAAAAAATTGAGGACTCGTAAAGTTTGTAGTTTTGTATACTAAGAATTGACAACCCATATATTTGCTAAACGCTCGTATATTTTTTCTCCCCGAACTACCGAGGTAGTGGAAGCATACTATCTATTTTCTTTATCGTTATTGGATTGAGAGGCCGAATATTAGTGTGAACCAACATTCCATCGAACAGCTAAAAACCTACGATCCCGAAGCGATCGCGCATTACTATCGCCGTCGTCCCCTAAAAGTTCTAGGACGTGCCCTGCAAGTAGTTTGGTCCTTTCTCGGATTTTTGCTGGGGATCTTTTGGGACCGCATACGCAAACAAACCCACACCCCCCAACGTGCGGAACAGTTGCGCCGCATTCTCACCAAACTGGGACCCACCTACATCAAAGTAGGGCAAGCCCTATCTACACGTCCAGATTTGGCTCGCAAAGACTTTGTAGAGGAATTGGTCAAGCTGCAAGACCAACTACCTCCTTTCGATAACGAAACCGCCATTAGCATCATCCACCAAGAACTGGGATACCATCCAGAAACCATTTTCGTATCCCTCTCCGAAAATCCCATTGCCGCCGCTAGTTTGGGGCAGGTCTATCGCGGGCGCTTGCACAACGGCGACGAAGTAGCTGTGAAAGTCCAACGTCCCCATCTGCTGCCCATTCTGACCTTAGACCTGTACCTAATTCGATGGGGCGTTCAATGGCTATCTCCCTGGCTACCGGTTAATTTGGGACATGACTTGACCCTCATCGTTGATGAATTTGGCATCAAGCTTTTTGAAGAAATCGACTATATTAACGAAGGCAAAAACGCCGAGAAATTTGCTTATAATTTCAGAGATAATCCCAACGTCAAGGTTCCCCGCATTTATTGGGACTACACCAGCAAACGGGTTTTAACCCTAGAGTGGATTCAAGGCTACAAACTCAACGGCGCTTCCAGCCTCATTGCTGCCAACGTTGATATTAACAAGTTTATCCAAGATGCGGTGGAAGCTGGATTGCAGCAGCTACTGGAACATGGCTTTTTCCATGCCGATCCCCACCCCGGCAATTTGTTCGTGCTATCCGATGGACGAATTGCCTATATTGACTTTGGCATGATGGACCAACTGGACCAATACAGCAAAGAAACCATCGTGGATGCTTTGGTTCATTTGGTCAACAGAGATTACGAAGATTTAGCCGAAACCTTTGTCAAATTAGGGTTTTTAGCTCCGGGAACCGATATTAATCCCATCATACCGGCCTTGGAACAGGTGTTGGGGGATATTATCGGCGAACGGGTGCGTGACTTTAACATTAAAACTGTCACCGATCGCTTCTCGGATATTATGTACGACTATCCCTTCCGAGTACCTGCCAGCTTTGCCTTGATTATTCGTTCGGTGGTGACCCAGGAAGGGCTAGCTATGAGCATCAACCCCGAGTTTAAATTGGTAGAAATGGGCTTTCCCTATATTGCCAAGCGGTTGCTAACCGGGGAAACGGCAGAATTGCGCCGCCGTTTGGTGGAAATTCTGTTTAAAGATGGTAAGTTTCAATGGCATCGTTTGGAAAACTTGATTGCCTTGGCTCGCCGGGACGAAGATTTTGATATCCTACCTACAGCACAACTCGCTTTGCAGTATTTGATGTCGGAGGAAGGAACCTTTTTACGCCAGCGTTTGATTTGGGCTTTGACAGAAGACGATCGCTTGCATACGAAAGAAGTACAACGGATTTGGGATTTAATCAAAGCCGATTTGCAACCCGCCCGTTTGTTTGATGTAGCCCTGGGAACCCTGGCAGACCTATCGCCAGCGGCTATTTCCCAAAACAGCGACTCGCTCAATGGTTCCTCCCCCGGCGATTGATAAAACCATTTTTGACGGAGTTACAGTCCCTTGATGTACGCAAACCCGCCTTATTTTTTATTGGCTGTCGGCTTGCTTATTGGTATGGCCTGCGGTACGGCGTTTGAAGCCACCCTCAAGCAAATCGTTAGCAAATGGGCTAATAGCAAACCCGAACAAATTGCCCAAAAATTCCGCGAACCCCGGTTGTTGATTCCTTTTTTGGGAATTATCGGCGGCATCGCCCTGTTTTTGGCGGCTGGCTTGTCCATTTTTGGCTTGCCCTTACCTCTAGCCTTGGCCGTTTCCAGTCTGCTGACAATTTTTAGCGGGCTTCTGGTCTGGTGGCAATTGGGCAAACTGCTGCTGCAATTGTACGAAGGGGGTTCCCAAGCAATTGACTTGGATGCTTTCTTTTAAAGCAATTTCCACCCATAACAGCACAAGGGGCGAGCCAATTCGCCCCTCTTTTTTTGGTTCTTTGGTTGGCAGGTATGGCGTAGCCTAACAATATGGGCTAATGTCTTCGCCACACTCATCGGCTAAGAAACACAAAGCGCGAAAACGCAACGCAACAACCTCTTCGTACAGGGGATTGAGTTTGCACAAAGGAGGAATGTGAAATAATGTGCGGTTGCCTAGTTTGATGTCTCGCTCGAAAGGACACTGGGCGGGAATCAATTTACAGAGGAAATGGGCTTGTTTGGCGCTGTCAATTTGAATGCCATTAAGCCAAGCGCGCAAGGGGTGCAAAAGGTCGAAAACTTGGCGTTGGGTTTTTGGTTGGGAAGATGCTTGCGTCGATGCGTCGGTGGTTCTTACCTCAATCCAACTCAGTAGGGACATATTTTGTGAAGAACGGTCCAATACACTCATTATGGGTTTTTCCTTTGAAGATTGCTGGGAATGGCTCGATGGAAATCTTGGTTGGATTGGTAAGCGGCGGTTCGCAAGATTCCCATCGGAGGCTACCTGGATTCCCTTCTCCGGTATAAAACAATAACCATAAAGTTTTCCAGTGTTTGAAGCACTTTTTCTATTGGATCGTGAAAACGAAATAGCTTTTATTTATAATTTTTTCTTATAAAACTGCCCGATAAAAAATGGGGATCCTC includes:
- a CDS encoding Mo-dependent nitrogenase C-terminal domain-containing protein, whose amino-acid sequence is MSVLDRSSQNMSLLSWIEVRTTDASTQASSQPKTQRQVFDLLHPLRAWLNGIQIDSAKQAHFLCKLIPAQCPFERDIKLGNRTLFHIPPLCKLNPLYEEVVALRFRALCFLADECGEDISPYC
- a CDS encoding AarF/ABC1/UbiB kinase family protein codes for the protein MNQHSIEQLKTYDPEAIAHYYRRRPLKVLGRALQVVWSFLGFLLGIFWDRIRKQTHTPQRAEQLRRILTKLGPTYIKVGQALSTRPDLARKDFVEELVKLQDQLPPFDNETAISIIHQELGYHPETIFVSLSENPIAAASLGQVYRGRLHNGDEVAVKVQRPHLLPILTLDLYLIRWGVQWLSPWLPVNLGHDLTLIVDEFGIKLFEEIDYINEGKNAEKFAYNFRDNPNVKVPRIYWDYTSKRVLTLEWIQGYKLNGASSLIAANVDINKFIQDAVEAGLQQLLEHGFFHADPHPGNLFVLSDGRIAYIDFGMMDQLDQYSKETIVDALVHLVNRDYEDLAETFVKLGFLAPGTDINPIIPALEQVLGDIIGERVRDFNIKTVTDRFSDIMYDYPFRVPASFALIIRSVVTQEGLAMSINPEFKLVEMGFPYIAKRLLTGETAELRRRLVEILFKDGKFQWHRLENLIALARRDEDFDILPTAQLALQYLMSEEGTFLRQRLIWALTEDDRLHTKEVQRIWDLIKADLQPARLFDVALGTLADLSPAAISQNSDSLNGSSPGD